In Nitrobacteraceae bacterium AZCC 1564, the following proteins share a genomic window:
- a CDS encoding chromate reductase (product_source=KO:K19784; cath_funfam=3.40.50.360; cog=COG0431; ko=KO:K19784; pfam=PF03358; superfamily=52218): MAHTVSVIVGSLRKESYSLKIANALTKLAPASLKLNVVTLHGLSFFNQDLEANPPADWLAFRETLQKSDAVLFVTPEYNRSIPGVLKNAIDVGSRPYGKSSFNGRPAGIISNSPGPLGGVSAAMSLKQLLPGYTGPIMQQPETYLTAVGDAFDDKGNLTKEALEKVLKQYIDAFAVWVEQHKK; encoded by the coding sequence GTGGCCCACACCGTCTCCGTCATCGTCGGCAGCCTTCGCAAAGAATCGTATTCGCTCAAAATCGCCAATGCGCTTACGAAGCTAGCTCCGGCGTCGCTCAAGCTCAACGTGGTGACGCTTCATGGGTTGTCGTTCTTCAACCAGGATCTCGAAGCCAATCCGCCGGCGGATTGGCTGGCGTTCCGGGAAACACTTCAGAAGTCTGACGCTGTTCTGTTCGTGACGCCAGAATACAACCGCTCCATCCCCGGCGTGCTGAAGAACGCGATCGATGTGGGCTCGCGTCCGTACGGCAAGAGCTCGTTCAACGGCCGCCCAGCCGGCATCATCAGCAATTCGCCAGGTCCGCTCGGCGGCGTCTCTGCAGCGATGAGCCTGAAGCAACTCCTTCCGGGCTATACCGGCCCAATCATGCAGCAACCGGAGACGTACCTCACCGCGGTTGGTGATGCGTTCGATGACAAGGGCAACCTGACAAAGGAAGCGCTCGAGAAGGTACTGAAGCAGTACATCGATGCGTTCGCGGTCTGGGTCGAACAGCACAAGAAATAA
- a CDS encoding cell division protein FtsB (product_source=COG2919; cath_funfam=3.30.1330.80; cog=COG2919; pfam=PF04977; superfamily=58022; transmembrane_helix_parts=Outside_1_9,TMhelix_10_32,Inside_33_105), which yields MVSRSRLKAIMTGLALYAIAAALIAYFGVNAYTGKYGLNAQQELDHEIVALTAELARLKAERTAAEQRVSSLRSDRVDPDMLDERARYQLDYAHPRDLVRMITPN from the coding sequence ATGGTCTCACGCTCCCGACTTAAAGCTATTATGACCGGCCTCGCGTTGTACGCGATTGCTGCCGCACTGATTGCCTATTTCGGCGTCAATGCGTACACGGGCAAGTACGGCCTGAACGCGCAGCAAGAACTCGATCACGAAATTGTGGCGCTCACGGCAGAGCTCGCGCGGCTGAAGGCGGAGCGAACAGCAGCCGAACAGCGAGTGTCATCCCTTCGTTCAGACCGAGTCGATCCGGACATGCTCGATGAGCGTGCGCGCTATCAACTCGATTATGCACACCCGCGTGATCTGGTGCGCATGATTACGCCGAACTGA
- a CDS encoding pyruvate dehydrogenase E1 component alpha subunit (product_source=KO:K00161; cath_funfam=3.40.50.970; cog=COG1071; ko=KO:K00161; pfam=PF00676; superfamily=52518; tigrfam=TIGR03182), giving the protein MASAKKTATQEAGNGSRHPSNFAFTKEQELHAFREMLLIRRFEEKAGQLYGMGAIGGFCHLYIGQEAIVVGMQLALKDGDQVITGYRDHGHMLATGMDPKGVMAELTGRAAGYSKGKGGSMHMFSKEKAFYGGHGIVGAQVPLGTGLAFANRYRGNDNVSIAYFGDGAANQGQVYESFNMAELWKLPVIYIIENNRYAMGTSVTRSSAQTDFSKRGASFNIPGEQVDGMDVRAVKAAGDKAVKWCREGNGPYILEMQTYRYRGHSMSDPAKYRTREEVDKVRHDQDPIEQVRLRLLDMKVSEQELKAIDAEVRDIVNASADFAQHQPEPDVSELYTDIYR; this is encoded by the coding sequence ATGGCATCAGCGAAGAAGACCGCAACGCAGGAAGCTGGCAATGGCTCCCGCCATCCATCAAATTTTGCTTTCACAAAAGAACAAGAGCTTCATGCATTTCGCGAGATGCTGTTGATCCGCCGTTTCGAGGAAAAGGCAGGTCAACTTTACGGCATGGGGGCTATCGGCGGCTTCTGCCATCTCTACATCGGCCAGGAAGCGATCGTGGTCGGCATGCAGCTCGCGCTCAAGGATGGCGATCAAGTCATCACCGGTTACCGTGATCACGGCCACATGCTGGCCACCGGCATGGATCCAAAGGGCGTGATGGCTGAGTTGACGGGACGTGCTGCCGGCTACTCGAAAGGCAAGGGCGGCTCCATGCACATGTTCAGCAAGGAGAAGGCCTTCTACGGCGGTCACGGTATCGTCGGTGCGCAGGTGCCGCTCGGAACCGGTCTGGCTTTCGCCAATCGTTACCGTGGTAATGACAATGTCAGCATTGCCTATTTCGGCGACGGTGCGGCCAACCAGGGGCAGGTTTACGAAAGCTTCAACATGGCGGAGCTTTGGAAGCTCCCCGTCATCTACATTATCGAAAACAACCGATACGCCATGGGCACGTCAGTGACGCGTTCCTCCGCGCAGACCGATTTTTCCAAGCGCGGCGCTTCATTCAACATCCCCGGAGAGCAGGTCGACGGCATGGATGTGCGGGCGGTGAAGGCTGCCGGTGACAAGGCTGTGAAGTGGTGTCGCGAAGGCAACGGTCCCTACATCCTCGAGATGCAGACCTACCGCTATCGCGGTCACTCAATGTCCGATCCCGCGAAGTACCGGACTCGCGAAGAGGTGGACAAGGTTCGTCATGATCAGGACCCGATCGAACAGGTCCGGCTGCGTTTGCTCGACATGAAGGTCAGCGAGCAGGAGCTCAAGGCGATCGACGCCGAGGTGCGTGATATCGTCAACGCATCCGCTGATTTCGCGCAGCACCAGCCGGAGCCCGATGTGTCCGAGCTCTACACCGACATCTACCGCTAA
- a CDS encoding pyruvate dehydrogenase E1 component beta subunit (product_source=KO:K00162; cath_funfam=2.40.50.100,3.40.50.920,3.40.50.970; cog=COG0022; ko=KO:K00162; pfam=PF00364,PF02779,PF02780; superfamily=51230,52518,52922): MPIQVLMPALSPTMEKGNLSKWLKKEGEAIKSGDVIAEIETDKATMEVEATDEGTLGKILVAEGTNDVAVNTPIATILSDGESASDLDKAPATATAKAAAESPSVQQEVQESRAPVGEGKPQISAPPAVAAPAAPVEPDPEVPAGTEMVKMTVREALRDAMAEEMRRDGDVFIMGEEVAEYQGAYKVTQGLLQEFGAKRVIDTPITEHGFAGVGIGAAMAGLKPIVEFMTFNFAMQAMDQIINSAAKTLYMSGGQMGCSIVFRGPNGAAARVAAQHSQDYSSWYSQIPGLKVVSPYSPADAKGLLKAAIRDPNPVIFLENEILYGHSGDVPKLDDYVIPIGKARIVRAGGHVTVISWSHGMTYALQAADELAKEGIEAEVIDLRTLRPMDTETLVESVKKTGRAVVVEEGWQQSGVGAEIAARLMEHAFDYLDSPVARVSGKDVPMPYAANLEKLALPTTAEVVAAAKAVTYR, encoded by the coding sequence ATGCCGATTCAAGTTCTTATGCCTGCGCTTTCGCCAACGATGGAGAAAGGCAACCTTTCGAAATGGCTGAAAAAAGAGGGCGAGGCCATCAAGTCCGGTGACGTCATCGCCGAAATCGAAACCGACAAAGCCACGATGGAAGTCGAGGCGACAGATGAAGGGACGCTCGGCAAAATTCTCGTTGCCGAAGGCACCAACGACGTCGCGGTCAACACGCCGATCGCAACCATCCTGAGCGACGGTGAAAGCGCCTCCGATCTCGATAAGGCACCGGCAACTGCGACAGCCAAGGCGGCTGCCGAGTCACCGAGTGTTCAGCAGGAAGTTCAAGAGTCTCGTGCACCTGTTGGTGAAGGCAAGCCGCAGATCAGTGCGCCACCGGCTGTTGCTGCACCCGCGGCTCCGGTAGAGCCAGATCCCGAAGTGCCCGCCGGCACCGAGATGGTGAAGATGACCGTGCGCGAAGCACTGCGCGACGCCATGGCCGAGGAAATGCGCCGCGATGGCGACGTCTTCATCATGGGTGAGGAAGTCGCTGAGTACCAGGGTGCCTATAAGGTAACCCAAGGGTTGTTGCAGGAGTTCGGCGCCAAGCGCGTGATCGATACGCCAATCACCGAGCACGGTTTCGCTGGCGTTGGCATCGGCGCTGCGATGGCCGGCCTGAAGCCGATCGTGGAGTTCATGACCTTTAACTTCGCCATGCAGGCGATGGACCAGATCATCAACTCGGCAGCCAAGACGCTTTATATGTCCGGTGGCCAGATGGGCTGTTCGATCGTCTTCCGTGGCCCGAATGGTGCTGCCGCTCGTGTCGCGGCCCAGCACAGCCAGGATTATTCATCGTGGTATTCGCAGATCCCTGGCCTGAAGGTGGTGTCGCCTTATTCGCCGGCCGACGCGAAGGGTCTGCTCAAGGCGGCGATCCGCGATCCCAATCCGGTGATCTTCCTTGAAAACGAAATTCTCTATGGTCACTCGGGCGATGTGCCGAAGCTCGATGATTATGTCATTCCGATCGGTAAGGCCCGCATCGTCCGCGCAGGCGGACATGTCACGGTGATCTCCTGGTCGCACGGCATGACCTATGCGCTGCAAGCGGCGGACGAACTCGCCAAGGAAGGCATCGAGGCTGAGGTCATTGATCTTCGCACCTTGCGTCCGATGGACACTGAAACGCTGGTCGAGTCAGTAAAGAAGACCGGCCGTGCTGTGGTGGTCGAGGAGGGCTGGCAACAGTCTGGCGTTGGCGCCGAGATTGCTGCACGGCTGATGGAGCACGCGTTCGACTATCTCGACTCACCGGTGGCGCGGGTGTCCGGCAAGGACGTGCCGATGCCATACGCAGCCAACCTCGAGAAGCTCGCGTTGCCTACAACGGCTGAAGTCGTCGCAGCAGCCAAAGCTGTTACCTATCGCTGA
- a CDS encoding pyruvate dehydrogenase E2 component (dihydrolipoamide acetyltransferase) (product_source=KO:K00627; cath_funfam=2.40.50.100,3.30.559.10,4.10.320.10; cog=COG0508; ko=KO:K00627; pfam=PF00198,PF00364,PF02817; smart=SM00679; superfamily=47005,51230,52777; tigrfam=TIGR01349), with amino-acid sequence MPINILMPALSPTMEKGNLSKWLKKEGDKVKSGDVIAEIETDKATMEVEAVDEGTIAKILVPEGTQDVPVNNVIAVLAADGEDVKAAGAGAASAAPAKSEPAKSEAPAAPAPKAAAPTATPAPAPTPAPAAAAPAPAPSAPPKAASAAPSNGARVFSSPLARRLAKEAGIDLSRVNGSGPHGRVVARDIEQAKSGQGLKPAAAPAIAPAAGPSDQQIRALFQDGEYEVVPHDGMRKVIAQRLSASDRDIPQYYLTADCDIGKLVAAREEINALAPKDKEGKPTYKLSVNDFVIKALAMALQRVPEANVTWTDEAMLHHKVSDISVAVSIPTGLITPIIRNAHSKSVSQISADMKDLASRAKARKLKPEEYQGGSSAVSNLGMYGMKQFTAVINPPQTSILAVGMSEERPVVRNGKIEIANIMTVTLTCDHRAMDGALGAQLLSAFKLLIENPVMMVV; translated from the coding sequence ATGCCGATCAACATTTTAATGCCCGCGCTTTCGCCCACCATGGAAAAGGGCAACCTGTCCAAGTGGCTCAAGAAGGAAGGCGACAAGGTCAAGTCTGGTGACGTGATTGCCGAGATCGAAACCGACAAGGCGACGATGGAAGTCGAAGCCGTCGACGAAGGAACGATCGCCAAGATCCTCGTGCCGGAAGGCACGCAGGACGTTCCGGTCAACAATGTGATCGCGGTGCTCGCCGCAGACGGCGAGGACGTGAAGGCTGCTGGAGCAGGGGCTGCGTCTGCCGCACCGGCCAAATCAGAACCCGCTAAGTCAGAAGCACCGGCTGCACCCGCACCGAAAGCGGCAGCTCCTACTGCGACGCCAGCGCCAGCGCCAACACCGGCACCAGCCGCCGCTGCTCCTGCGCCCGCGCCATCGGCACCGCCAAAGGCTGCGTCTGCCGCGCCCAGCAATGGTGCGCGCGTCTTCTCGTCTCCGCTCGCCCGCCGCTTGGCGAAAGAAGCGGGCATCGATCTGTCACGGGTGAATGGATCCGGTCCGCACGGTCGCGTGGTTGCTCGCGATATCGAGCAGGCGAAGTCGGGTCAGGGTCTTAAGCCCGCTGCGGCTCCGGCAATTGCACCGGCCGCGGGTCCCTCCGATCAGCAGATCCGTGCGCTGTTCCAGGACGGCGAGTACGAGGTCGTGCCGCACGACGGCATGCGCAAGGTGATCGCGCAGCGTCTGTCGGCGTCGGACCGCGATATCCCGCAATACTATCTGACTGCGGACTGCGATATCGGCAAACTCGTCGCTGCGCGCGAAGAGATCAATGCACTTGCGCCGAAGGACAAGGAAGGCAAGCCGACCTACAAGCTTTCGGTCAATGACTTCGTCATCAAGGCACTCGCGATGGCCTTGCAGCGCGTCCCCGAAGCTAACGTGACATGGACTGACGAGGCGATGCTGCACCACAAGGTGTCAGACATCTCCGTGGCGGTCTCTATCCCAACTGGCCTGATCACGCCGATCATCCGCAACGCTCACAGCAAGTCGGTTTCGCAGATTTCAGCCGACATGAAAGATCTCGCGTCACGGGCCAAGGCCCGCAAGCTGAAGCCGGAAGAGTATCAGGGCGGCTCCTCTGCGGTGTCGAACCTTGGCATGTACGGCATGAAGCAGTTCACCGCCGTGATCAATCCGCCGCAGACCTCCATCCTTGCGGTCGGCATGAGCGAAGAACGGCCGGTGGTTCGCAACGGCAAGATCGAGATCGCCAACATCATGACGGTCACGCTGACGTGCGATCACCGCGCCATGGACGGCGCGCTCGGCGCCCAGCTCCTGAGCGCGTTCAAGCTGCTGATCGAAAATCCTGTGATGATGGTGGTGTAG
- a CDS encoding dihydrolipoamide dehydrogenase (product_source=KO:K00382; cath_funfam=3.30.390.30,3.50.50.60; cog=COG1249; ko=KO:K00382; pfam=PF02852,PF07992; superfamily=51905,55424; tigrfam=TIGR01350), with the protein MADTSFDVVVIGSGPGGYVTAIRAAQLGFKTAIVEKAYLGGICNNWGCIPTKALLRSAEIYHYMKNAKDYGLSADNVSFDPKAVIARSRNVVKRLNSGVEFLMKKNKITIIWGEATLEAPGKFSVKKSQAEAPKGSLGEGSYLAKHIIVATGARPRVFPGLEPDKKLVWTYFEAMNPDKMPKSLLVVGSGAIGIEFASFYRTLGAEVTVVEVLPQILPVEDAEIAGFARKQFEKQGIKILTGAKVTKLDKKADSVTATIDDGKGGTQSLTVDRVISAVGVVGNIEGFGLEKLGVKTDRGTIVIDGYGKTNVPGIYAIGDVAGPPMLAHKAEHEGIICVEAIKGMHPHPMDKTLIPGCTYCHPQVASVGLTEAKAKEAGKDVRVGRFPFVGNGKAIAQGEDQGMAKVVFDKKTGQLLGAHMVGAEVTELIQGFVVAMNLETTEEELFHTIFPHPTISETMKEAVLDAYGRVLNM; encoded by the coding sequence ATGGCTGATACATCTTTCGACGTCGTAGTCATCGGTTCAGGACCTGGCGGCTATGTCACCGCGATCCGCGCGGCACAGCTCGGCTTCAAGACCGCGATCGTCGAGAAGGCTTATCTCGGTGGCATCTGCAACAACTGGGGTTGTATTCCGACCAAGGCGCTGCTGCGTTCGGCGGAAATCTATCACTACATGAAAAACGCCAAGGACTACGGACTGTCCGCGGACAACGTCTCGTTCGATCCGAAGGCGGTGATCGCGCGGTCACGCAACGTGGTGAAGCGCCTCAACAGCGGCGTCGAATTCTTAATGAAGAAGAACAAGATCACGATCATCTGGGGCGAGGCGACGCTCGAAGCGCCTGGCAAGTTCAGTGTGAAGAAGTCGCAGGCCGAGGCGCCGAAAGGTTCGTTGGGTGAGGGCAGCTATCTGGCCAAGCACATCATCGTCGCGACCGGTGCGCGTCCGCGCGTGTTTCCCGGTCTTGAGCCCGACAAGAAGCTGGTCTGGACCTATTTCGAGGCGATGAACCCGGACAAGATGCCGAAGTCGCTGCTCGTGGTCGGCTCCGGCGCGATCGGCATCGAGTTCGCCTCGTTCTACCGCACCTTGGGTGCGGAGGTGACCGTGGTCGAAGTGCTGCCGCAGATTCTTCCGGTCGAGGACGCGGAGATCGCAGGCTTCGCCCGCAAACAGTTCGAGAAGCAGGGCATCAAGATCCTGACCGGCGCCAAGGTCACCAAGCTCGACAAGAAGGCCGACAGTGTTACCGCGACGATCGACGACGGGAAGGGCGGCACGCAGTCCCTGACCGTAGACCGCGTCATCTCGGCGGTTGGCGTCGTCGGTAATATCGAAGGCTTCGGACTTGAGAAGCTTGGCGTGAAGACCGACCGCGGCACCATCGTCATCGACGGTTACGGCAAGACCAACGTGCCAGGCATCTACGCCATCGGCGACGTTGCAGGCCCTCCGATGCTGGCCCACAAGGCCGAGCACGAAGGCATCATCTGCGTCGAGGCCATCAAGGGCATGCATCCGCATCCGATGGATAAGACCCTGATCCCGGGCTGCACCTATTGCCATCCACAGGTCGCGTCCGTCGGGTTGACGGAAGCCAAGGCTAAGGAAGCCGGCAAGGACGTCCGCGTCGGCCGTTTCCCGTTCGTCGGCAACGGCAAGGCCATCGCGCAGGGCGAGGATCAGGGCATGGCCAAGGTCGTCTTCGACAAGAAGACCGGCCAGCTTCTCGGTGCCCACATGGTCGGCGCCGAGGTGACCGAACTGATCCAGGGTTTCGTCGTAGCAATGAACCTGGAGACAACGGAAGAGGAGCTTTTCCACACCATCTTCCCGCATCCGACCATCTCCGAGACCATGAAGGAAGCGGTGCTCGACGCCTATGGGCGCGTGCTGAACATGTGA
- a CDS encoding putative membrane protein YeaQ/YmgE (transglycosylase-associated protein family) (product_source=COG2261; cog=COG2261; pfam=PF04226; superfamily=103473; transmembrane_helix_parts=Outside_1_5,TMhelix_6_28,Inside_29_39,TMhelix_40_62,Outside_63_65,TMhelix_66_88,Inside_89_92) translates to MSDAQAFLSQPGVGFFTMILIGAIAGWIAERVTESNHGIFTNILVGIAGSFVGAKLAEIAQVPVFGFMRTLISASIGAILILLAWRSLRGRR, encoded by the coding sequence ATGAGCGACGCACAGGCATTTCTCAGTCAGCCGGGAGTGGGGTTCTTCACCATGATCCTGATCGGCGCCATTGCCGGTTGGATCGCCGAGCGCGTCACCGAATCCAATCACGGGATCTTCACCAACATTCTGGTCGGTATTGCGGGCTCCTTCGTCGGCGCCAAGCTCGCCGAGATCGCTCAAGTGCCCGTGTTCGGCTTCATGCGCACACTGATTTCAGCTTCGATCGGTGCTATACTGATTTTGTTAGCATGGCGCTCTTTGCGTGGTCGCCGTTAA
- a CDS encoding dihydroxy-acid dehydratase (product_source=KO:K01687; cog=COG0129; ko=KO:K01687; pfam=PF00920; superfamily=143975,52016; tigrfam=TIGR00110), whose product MDAKTNIKGRLPSRHVTEGPSRAPHRSYLYAMGLTTEQIHQPFVGVASCWNEAAPCNISLMRQAQAAKKGVAAAGGTPREFCTITVTDGIAMGHDGMRSSLPSRETIADSVELTVRGHAYDALIGLAGCDKSLPGMMMAMLRLNVPSIFIYGGSILPGNFRGQQVTVQDMFEAVGKHSVGQMSDEDLDEIERVACPSAGACGAQFTANTMATVSEAIGLALPYSAGAPAPYEIRDSFCVAAGEKIMELIASNIRPRDIVTRKSLENAAAVVAASGGSTNAALHLPAMAHECGIEFDLFDVAEIFKKTPYIADLKPGGRYVAKDMFEAGGIPLLMKTLLDHGYLHGDCMTVTGRTIAENLKNVKWNPHQDVVRSADNPITLTGGVVGMKGNLAPDGAIVKVAGMSVLKFTGPARCFDCEEDAFECVNNKTYKEGDVIVIRYEGPKGGPGMREMLQTTAALTGQGMGGKVALITDGRFSGATRGFCVGHVGPEAAVGGPIGLIRDGDIIELDAINGTLDVKLTDAELAERKKAWKPRETRVGSGVLWKYAQQVGPAVKGAVTHPGGSAEKTCYADI is encoded by the coding sequence ATGGACGCGAAGACCAACATCAAGGGCAGACTGCCGAGCCGTCATGTGACGGAAGGCCCCTCGCGCGCGCCACATCGGTCGTACCTCTACGCCATGGGCCTGACCACCGAGCAGATTCACCAGCCCTTCGTCGGCGTGGCGTCCTGCTGGAATGAGGCAGCTCCCTGCAACATCTCCCTGATGCGCCAGGCTCAGGCCGCCAAAAAGGGGGTCGCCGCGGCCGGCGGTACGCCGCGCGAGTTTTGCACCATCACCGTGACCGACGGTATCGCCATGGGCCACGACGGTATGCGTTCGTCGCTGCCATCACGTGAGACCATTGCTGACTCGGTCGAACTGACCGTGCGTGGCCATGCCTATGACGCACTGATCGGCCTGGCCGGGTGCGATAAGTCTCTGCCGGGCATGATGATGGCGATGCTGCGTCTCAACGTGCCGTCGATCTTCATCTATGGCGGCTCGATTCTGCCGGGTAACTTCCGGGGCCAGCAGGTCACCGTCCAGGACATGTTCGAGGCGGTCGGCAAGCATTCGGTCGGCCAGATGTCCGACGAAGACCTCGATGAAATCGAGCGAGTGGCGTGTCCTTCAGCAGGCGCCTGCGGTGCCCAATTTACAGCCAACACTATGGCGACGGTGTCCGAAGCGATTGGACTGGCGCTGCCTTATTCAGCCGGTGCACCGGCGCCTTACGAAATCCGTGACTCCTTCTGCGTGGCGGCAGGCGAGAAGATCATGGAGTTGATCGCCTCCAATATCCGTCCGCGCGACATAGTGACACGCAAGTCCTTGGAAAACGCTGCTGCCGTAGTTGCGGCGTCCGGTGGCTCGACTAACGCGGCGTTGCATCTGCCGGCGATGGCGCACGAGTGCGGAATTGAATTCGACCTGTTCGACGTCGCCGAAATCTTCAAAAAGACACCGTATATCGCGGATTTGAAGCCAGGCGGCCGCTATGTCGCCAAAGACATGTTTGAGGCTGGTGGCATTCCGCTGCTGATGAAAACGTTATTGGATCACGGCTACCTGCACGGCGACTGCATGACAGTCACCGGCCGCACGATTGCCGAAAATCTCAAAAACGTGAAATGGAATCCCCACCAGGATGTAGTGCGATCTGCCGATAACCCTATTACGTTAACCGGCGGCGTGGTGGGCATGAAAGGTAATCTCGCGCCAGACGGCGCGATCGTTAAGGTCGCTGGCATGTCCGTCCTTAAGTTCACCGGTCCTGCGCGTTGCTTCGATTGCGAAGAGGATGCGTTTGAGTGCGTGAACAACAAGACCTACAAAGAAGGCGACGTCATCGTGATCCGCTACGAGGGCCCCAAGGGTGGCCCCGGCATGCGGGAGATGCTTCAAACCACTGCCGCCCTCACTGGTCAGGGAATGGGCGGGAAGGTTGCCCTCATTACTGATGGACGTTTCTCCGGAGCAACCCGTGGCTTCTGCGTCGGCCATGTCGGTCCCGAAGCTGCCGTCGGCGGCCCGATCGGCCTCATCCGCGACGGCGATATCATCGAACTTGATGCGATAAATGGCACACTCGACGTCAAATTGACGGATGCGGAGCTTGCCGAACGCAAAAAAGCCTGGAAGCCACGCGAGACGCGGGTTGGATCAGGCGTGCTCTGGAAATATGCCCAACAGGTTGGACCGGCGGTTAAAGGCGCCGTCACCCATCCCGGCGGGTCGGCCGAGAAAACCTGTTATGCGGATATCTGA
- a CDS encoding TPR repeat protein (product_source=COG0790; cath_funfam=1.25.40.10; cleavage_site_network=SignalP-noTM; cog=COG0790; ko=KO:K07126; pfam=PF08238; smart=SM00671; superfamily=81901; transmembrane_helix_parts=Inside_1_6,TMhelix_7_26,Outside_27_275), translated as MRISERIAVVVALTATVFVAAPAVGFDGTTAGSQEDAALPVVAAPTGVAIVKKPVPPANVPQQTSLTALQYAAEGGHPVAQWKLGRMYANGDGVAQDDLRAYDYFSKIANAHAEDSPSAPQAAIVANAFVALGKYYVSGIPNTRVKADPERAREMFSYAASYFGNAEAQYSLARMYLDGVGMPQDVKYGIRWLGLAARKGQHQAQALLGQMLFNGDKLQRQAARGLMWLTLAQDSASPDETWIKESYKTALGKASDDDRAMALKMLERWVQGRRD; from the coding sequence ATGCGGATATCTGAGCGCATTGCCGTCGTTGTTGCCCTGACGGCCACAGTTTTCGTGGCCGCCCCGGCTGTTGGCTTTGACGGGACGACGGCAGGCAGCCAGGAAGACGCCGCTCTGCCGGTCGTTGCCGCGCCGACCGGCGTTGCGATTGTCAAAAAGCCGGTCCCGCCGGCAAATGTCCCGCAACAGACCTCGTTGACCGCTCTTCAATACGCCGCCGAAGGCGGCCATCCGGTTGCTCAGTGGAAGCTGGGACGCATGTACGCCAACGGCGACGGCGTCGCGCAGGACGATCTTCGCGCCTACGATTACTTCAGCAAGATCGCCAACGCCCATGCCGAGGACAGCCCATCGGCGCCGCAAGCGGCCATTGTGGCCAACGCGTTCGTGGCGCTCGGCAAATACTACGTCTCTGGAATTCCGAACACCCGCGTGAAGGCTGATCCCGAGCGCGCCCGGGAAATGTTCTCCTATGCGGCGTCGTATTTCGGCAACGCCGAGGCTCAGTACAGCCTGGCCCGGATGTATCTCGACGGCGTGGGCATGCCGCAGGATGTCAAATACGGCATTCGCTGGCTCGGTCTTGCTGCCCGGAAAGGCCAGCATCAGGCTCAGGCTCTTCTTGGTCAGATGTTGTTCAATGGCGACAAGTTGCAGCGGCAGGCTGCACGTGGCCTCATGTGGCTGACCCTTGCTCAGGATAGCGCGTCGCCTGATGAGACCTGGATCAAGGAAAGCTACAAGACCGCGCTCGGCAAAGCGTCCGATGACGACCGGGCCATGGCGCTGAAGATGCTTGAGCGCTGGGTTC